From a single Nicotiana tabacum cultivar K326 chromosome 8, ASM71507v2, whole genome shotgun sequence genomic region:
- the LOC142162975 gene encoding uncharacterized protein LOC142162975, which translates to MFHAREAGRQRQNHLIRSKKVLVNPEDDRDRGWYIRYVAVRTVDLIGETNIPFPEKWNFEPTMGDVEPIPNFRGWVDSLLKIATREQRTWKSISSLHGWKVKTHGFGIRGMTAEVAMAIRMSANAALDLDKARALLPKRKATKKGSEEEEEGTSLITRPRARRRIIIDDEIENTPARTSATEPVLIQSDEDAEPRYNNESIQYLFDSGFGSGELGPVFDEAPLSSFVLIPSIPLPTVSVSLPALTTSVCLPISTAPISVPLAASTAPASAPVLVSTSFPSIPSAAPLPSVHHTETGSSSGNITMRSVTLEVPANHSLLRKTGRADVWLEPLIGDIEKKKMESHSCLTLMNDVVHSTLKANLISTELMRRISSLERKARESEKSVHEAEEIARGAQLEATNWKEQFENAQGTIEELQENKNLLEQQNRGLTSELATVKASSSQLKRDKELLECSLSEQLSRASEEVRELKALLAKKEEYAGELVQNLTQAQADLQTSSVEIQALKIPENVAIPASEGETSTTQSMEVEASVTIPSTE; encoded by the exons ATGTTTCATGCTAGAGAAGCAGGACGGCAACGGCAGAATCACTTGATCAG gagcaaaaaagttttggtaaaCCCCGAGGATGACAgagatcgtggatggtatattCGTTACGTTGCTGTCCGTACAGTGGATttgattggcgaaacaaatattccctttcctgagaagtggaattttgaac caaccatgggagatgtggaacctattcccaactttcgtggctgggtagactcacttttgaagattgctactagggagcagagaacttggaaatcaatttcttctttaCATGGCTGGAAAGTCAAAACACATG gatttggcattagaggaatgacagctgaagtagctatggccattcgcatgtctgcgaatgctgcTCTGGATTTagataaggctcgagccttgctgcctaaaagaaaagctacaaagaaaggttctgaagaagaagaggagggtacctccctaattaccaggccaagggccaggagacgaataatcattgatgatgaaattgaaaacactcctgctcgtacctccgccaccgagcctgttttgattcaatcTGATGAGGATGCCGAACCAAGATATAACAATGAATCAATTCAGTACCTTTTTGACAGTGGCTTCGGGAGTGGCGAGCTCGGacctgtttttgatgaagctcctctttcctcatttgttcttATTCCCTCCATTCCTCTGCCAACCGTAAGTGTTTCTTTACCAGCTTTAACAACTTCCGTTTGTTTGCCAATTTCTACTGCTCCTATATCTGTTCccttggctgcttcaaccgcacctgcTTCTGCTCCGGTGttggtttctacatcttttcCCTCCATTCCTTCCGCtgctcctcttccctctgttcatcataCAGAGACAGGTTCTAGCAGCGGAAATATAACaatgagaagtgttactttggaggttcctgccaatcatagcctccTGAGGAAAACCGGCagagccgatgtttggctcgaacctcttattggagatatcgagaagaagaagatggagagccatagctgcttaactttgatgaacgacgtagttcattctactttgaag gctaaccttattAGCACGGAATTAATGAGAAGAATTTCCTCACTGGAAAGAAAAGCTCGTGAGTCTGAGAAGTCTGTCCACGAGGCTGAGGAAATTGCTAGGGGAGCCCAACTTGAAGCAACCAACTGGAAGGAGCAGTTCGAAAATGCTCAAGGGACTATAGAAgagttgcaagaaaataaaaacctcctagagcagcaaaaccgtggtttaACTTCTGAGCTGGCAACAGTCAaagcttcttcaagccaattgaaaagagacaaagagcttttggaatgctctttatcagaacaattatccagagctagtgaagaagttagagagctgaaggcacttttggctaaaaaggaagaatatgcaggagagttagtgcaaaacttgactcaagctcaggctgacttacagaCTTCTTCTGTCGAGATTCAagccttgaaga TTCCTGAAAATGTTGCTATTCCAGCttcagagggtgaaacttctacaACCCAGTCTATGGAAGTTGAAGCTTCCGTGACAATCCCCTCAACTGAATGA
- the LOC107826867 gene encoding squamosa promoter-binding-like protein 6, whose translation MESWSFFSVGKGFVSEDSVSLDDRIIREKHCVTSWELNNPSSFGSTVGIENQEFPKLGTPNNQIRDVLSNKISGGGVFSSVTVPQIVFSGASESSSKMSRSVVESNCRDSSLVDLKLGSFPGQQHVQSFKSPKIMTNLSSNVPDKRMRSGGLKYQTPYCQVQGCSKDLSSSKDYNKRHKVCEVHSKTAKVIVNGIEQRFCQQCSRFHLLAEFDDGKRSCRKRLAGHNERRRKPQTGSTGRFQGTSFAMSSSLCQNILGSSILYQPKYEMEDWYKNVKVEDAADYNPRLTMPFTNGHSQSKSLCTSYHAEKQCPPFHDEEITAPTRSKIDESSKSYLHDIEGSDFVTRPLVQSFSIGGDVLHVLDSISTIQGISGISNSGCAPSLLSSQSQDSSNQSSLIPTASHLITPSSNAHYNVTHISEKPLGVSPQALSSRVPDTFNSAGVNSGESCLEQILVSNSSNNCFINDPMIDLLQLSSQIQ comes from the exons ATGGAGTCTTGGAGCTTTTTCTCTGTGGGAAAGGGCTTTGTGTCTGAGGATTCAGTTTCTTTAGATGATAGAATTATAAGAGAGAAACATTGTGTAACAAGTTGGGAGTTAAATAATCCATCTAGTTTTGGAAGCACTGTAGGTATTGAAAATCAAGAATTCCCTAAACTTGGAACTCCCAATAACCAAATTAGAGATGTTTTGAGTAATAAGATTAGTGGTGGCGGAGTTTTTAGTTCAGTAACAGTTCCTCAAATTGTATTTTCTGGGGCATCTGAGTCTAGTTCCAAGATGTCAAGGTCAGTTGTGGAATCAAATTGTAGGGATTCATCACTTGTTGATTTGAAGCTTGGTAGCTTTCCTGGTCAACAACATGTACAGAGTTTCAAATCCCCCAAGATTATGACCAATTTGTCTTCAAATGTACCAGACAAAAGAATGAGAAGTGGAGGTTTGAAGTATCAGACACCATATTGCCAGGTTCAAGGTTGTAGCAAGGATCTTAGCTCTTCTAAGGACTACAACAAGAGGCATAAAGTGTGTGAAGTTCACTCAAAGACTGCTAAGGTTATTGTAAATGGCATTGAGCAAAGGTTTTGCCAGCAATGTAGCAG GTTTCATCTACTAGCTGAATTTGATGATGGAAAACGCAGCTGTCGTAAACGTCTAGCAGGTCATAATGAACGCAGAAGGAAACCTCAAACAG GTTCTACAGGCAGATTCCAGGGAACTTCTTTTGCAATGTCGTCCTCTCTTTGCCAAAATATACTTGGCAGCAGCATTCTGTACCAACCAAAGTATGAGATGGAGGACTGGTATAAAAATGTAAAGGTTGAAGACGCTGCTGATTATAACCCTCGACTAACCATGCCATTCACAAATGGACACTCACAATCAAAATCCCTTTGTACTTCATACCATGCTGAGAAACAATGTCCACCTTTCCACGACGAAGAAATAACTGCTCCTACAAGAAGCAAAATTGATGAGAGTAGCAAATCCTATCTGCATGATATAGAAGGATCTGATTTTGTTACCCGCCCTCTAGTACAGAGTTTCTCAATAGGAGGTGATGTCTTGCATGTTCTGGACTCGATCTCAACCATTCAAGGGATTTCTGGGATATCAAACTCGGGCTGTGCTCCCTCTCTTCTGTCATCTCAGTCACAAGATTCATCAAATCAATCATCTCTAATTCCCACAGCTAGCCACCTAATTACACCGAGCAGTAATGCTCATTACAATGTCACACACATATCCGAAAAGCCCCTGGGGGTTAGCCCGCAGGCTTTATCCAGTAGAGTACCTGATACATTCAATTCAGCTGGGGTAAATTCCGGAGAGAGTTGCTTGGAACAGATTCTAGTGTCTAACAGTAGCAACAATTGTTTCATAAATGATCCCATGATTGATTTGCTTCAGTTGTCATCACAAATTCAATGA